Proteins found in one Roseovarius pelagicus genomic segment:
- the ppk2 gene encoding polyphosphate kinase 2 — protein sequence MRSTPSTVDDLRHAFENGDYPYKNKLGRSLYEEQKARIQVELLKVQHWVKESDQKIVLLFEGRDAAGKGGTIKRFTEHLNPREARVVALNKPTDQERGQWYFQRYIEHLPTTGEMVFYDRSWYNRAGVERVMGFCEPSEYLEFMRQTPELERMLVRSGIRLFKYWFSVTQDMQKRRFASRATDPLKQWKLSPIDKQSLDKWRDYTEAKEAMFFYTDTADAPWTVIKSDDKKRARLNCMLHFLSTLDYPGKDPAVAVAPDPLIVCNAQHVIHNSSHIFGKSLHPEARAPR from the coding sequence ATGAGGTCGACGCCAAGTACTGTAGACGATTTGCGTCATGCCTTTGAGAACGGCGATTATCCCTATAAGAACAAGTTAGGCCGCAGCCTCTACGAGGAACAAAAGGCTCGCATTCAGGTCGAGCTTTTGAAGGTGCAGCATTGGGTCAAGGAATCTGATCAGAAGATTGTCTTGTTGTTCGAGGGCCGAGACGCGGCGGGCAAAGGGGGTACGATCAAACGGTTTACGGAGCACCTGAATCCGCGCGAGGCGCGCGTCGTTGCGTTGAACAAGCCGACGGATCAGGAACGCGGCCAATGGTATTTCCAACGCTATATCGAGCATCTGCCGACCACCGGTGAAATGGTGTTTTATGATCGGTCTTGGTACAATCGCGCAGGTGTAGAGCGTGTTATGGGGTTTTGTGAGCCCAGCGAATATTTGGAATTCATGCGGCAAACGCCCGAATTGGAACGCATGTTGGTACGCTCGGGCATCCGACTGTTCAAATACTGGTTTTCAGTCACTCAGGACATGCAGAAACGGCGCTTTGCCAGTCGAGCAACGGATCCATTAAAGCAGTGGAAGCTGAGCCCGATTGACAAGCAGAGCCTCGACAAGTGGCGCGATTACACCGAGGCCAAAGAGGCGATGTTTTTCTACACTGATACTGCCGATGCGCCTTGGACGGTGATCAAGTCGGATGACAAGAAGCGTGCACGCCTGAACTGCATGCTGCATTTTCTCAGTACACTCGATTATCCGGGCAAGGATCCAGCGGTCGCAGTAGCGCCTGACCCATTGATCGTTTGCAACGCGCAGCATGTCATTCATAATTCCTCGCACATTTTTGGAAAATCGCTACATCCAGAGGCGCGCGCGCCACGTTGA
- a CDS encoding MATE family efflux transporter: protein MRQPGTNRHHAKRLLTLGLPLVGSHLAQFAITLTDALMLGWYSVDALAAEVLGGTLFFVFFIMGSGFAWAVMPMVASAQASGQETQVRRVTRMGCWASIAFGLAVLPLTYFSEFLFLALGQDPEISVMAGQYLSIVGFVVIPSLLVMVFKSCLAALERTQVVLWVTLGAVILNVVVNYLLIFGNMGFPELGIVGAAVASATVTTASLVGLAIYVAVALPEHAMFTRVWRPDWEALRAVFRLGWPIGMTNLAEVGLFAASSIMMGWLGTMQLAAHGIALQIASITFMIHLGLSNAATVRAGQAFGTGNMRSLKDGAKVAVVLSLVAAALTMIVFFTIPEFLIGIFMSPSEPERDAVIAIGIWLLAAAALFQLVDAGQVMALGLLRGVQDTRVPMIIAAFSYWGIGIPVSYVFGFTLGYGGVGIWLGLAVGLAFAAVFMLARFWRWLKRNAHSAQDA, encoded by the coding sequence ATGAGACAGCCCGGGACAAACCGCCATCACGCCAAGCGTCTGCTGACGCTGGGATTGCCGTTGGTTGGCAGTCATTTGGCACAGTTTGCCATTACTCTGACAGATGCGCTGATGCTGGGGTGGTACAGCGTTGACGCGCTTGCCGCCGAGGTGTTGGGCGGGACGCTGTTCTTTGTGTTTTTTATCATGGGATCGGGTTTTGCCTGGGCGGTGATGCCGATGGTTGCTTCGGCGCAGGCATCCGGCCAAGAGACGCAAGTCCGGCGCGTCACGCGCATGGGGTGCTGGGCCTCCATCGCGTTTGGTCTTGCGGTGCTTCCTCTGACGTATTTTTCGGAATTCCTGTTTCTGGCGTTGGGGCAAGACCCTGAGATTTCGGTCATGGCCGGGCAATATCTCAGCATCGTCGGCTTTGTCGTGATCCCGTCGCTGCTGGTTATGGTGTTCAAGTCCTGCCTTGCCGCGCTGGAGCGCACGCAGGTGGTTTTATGGGTCACGCTGGGTGCGGTGATCCTGAATGTGGTGGTGAATTATCTACTGATTTTCGGCAACATGGGCTTTCCCGAGTTGGGCATTGTTGGCGCTGCCGTTGCTTCGGCGACAGTCACGACAGCGTCTCTGGTGGGCTTGGCGATTTACGTGGCTGTGGCATTACCCGAACATGCCATGTTCACCCGCGTCTGGCGCCCCGACTGGGAAGCGTTGCGGGCCGTGTTCCGTCTTGGCTGGCCGATCGGCATGACCAACCTTGCCGAAGTGGGCCTGTTTGCTGCGTCCTCGATTATGATGGGCTGGCTGGGTACGATGCAGTTGGCGGCGCATGGGATCGCGCTTCAGATCGCGTCGATCACGTTTATGATCCACCTCGGGCTGTCGAATGCCGCCACTGTCCGCGCGGGCCAAGCCTTTGGAACCGGCAACATGCGCAGCCTCAAGGATGGTGCCAAGGTGGCGGTTGTGCTGTCCTTGGTCGCTGCCGCGCTGACGATGATCGTGTTCTTTACGATCCCCGAATTTTTGATCGGCATATTTATGAGTCCGTCAGAGCCAGAGCGCGACGCGGTGATCGCCATTGGTATCTGGCTGTTGGCGGCGGCGGCCCTGTTTCAGCTGGTGGATGCGGGGCAGGTCATGGCGCTGGGCCTGTTGCGCGGTGTGCAGGATACGCGCGTGCCGATGATCATTGCGGCTTTCAGCTACTGGGGGATCGGAATCCCGGTCAGCTATGTCTTTGGTTTCACACTTGGTTACGGTGGCGTTGGCATCTGGCTTGGCCTTGCGGTTGGTCTGGCCTTTGCTGCGGTGTTCATGCTGGCGCGATTCTGGCGCTGGCTGAAACGGAATGCACACAGCGCGCAGGATGCTTAG